Genomic window (Verrucomicrobiaceae bacterium):
ACCGACGTCGCCGGAAAAGTCATCAAGCCATGGATCGCCTAAGCGCAGCCACCGTGACTTTTAGCAAAGCCTGAAGGCACAGCCCACGAAGGAGGCAACGATCTGGATCAAACTGCATCACGGAGCCGAGGTGGAATGGAAATCAAAGCTTAGTGATCTGCCTGGCCGGATGGTGAGGGAGGTTTGACAGGCCCAATCCTGTCACCTCCACCCGATTTCGCCGTTGGTGGTTCAGTATGGCGGTTCATCGCTGTGGCGGACTACTCGTGAAGGTGGATGTGGCCAAAATGTCGTCGAATGGCAGTCCAAGCGGACTGGTGATCCTGAGTGCTCTCGAATGGCCTCGCTGTTGTCCTGCGACAATCATGCTGATGATCTCGCCCCTATGCCGCAATCCAACGGACTCACCATCAAGGCTCCAGACAGTAGAGAAGTCTGTGGAGGCTGGATGCTCAATTAGTGCTCGATCCGAAGCGACATCCTTCGATATACACGGAGGCTGGGCAGTCTCTCGCAGGCTTGGTGCTTTCGGGCTGAGATAGATAAAGCCAAACCATGCCATCCATCTCCTCAAGAATCGCTGTACGATGTGAGTTGGGGTGCTTCCATGAAAGGAAGAGACCTCGACCATCTGACTTGTTGGCTGCTGGGATGTCGTCCATAGAGCTATTATTCCGGCTACATGCGCTCACAAAGCAAACGAATAGGACAATCAATGCTGCTGAGAGACGCATGGCGCTGAGAGGTGAGCGCTTCGGATCAGGCGACGGCGAGCGCAAGACGTTGCTGACACGACAGACAGCCTTCGAGCCGTTACTAGATCCGTTTTGTTCGCCCTTGGGTTGCCCTGTGGTTCTGTCTGCTGGATTCATCGGTCGGTAATCTTAGCCCCTGCGGCCCTGCACCTCTCCACCATGAAGGCGAGGGATGCGTCTGGAATCTGCGAGGCTGGAACAATGGAATACATGGCACCTTGGAAACCGAGCAAAACTAGGTCTCTGTATCTCCGCAGCTCGGCAATGGCTGTCCATGCGAGTGAAACGGAACCAAGCGAACTCCGTGCCTCGATGGTCTCGTCGGTCAGGCGGTATGCAGCTCTGCCGTCTGTGATCATATCGAGCTTGGAGAGCGAGCGACGCAGCCCGATCATGTAGCTGGTAACAAAGATAAGAGCCGCCAATCCAAGCACTGTCAGTCCGATGATCGAAATAGTGCCAAGACCTCCCGAGCGAGAGTCAAAGTAGGCACTGACCAGAACGAGCCCAGCGGCTACCAGCAGAGTCCAGATGCGCTGTCCCCGGAAAAACCAAGCGTGCCAAGCGGCCTTCATCATGGACGAATCAACTGTGACCTCAAACTCGTGCGGCATTTCGGTGGCTTGTTGGGTTGGGCGAGACGCTTCGGATCAGGCGACGGAGAGCGCAAGCCGTTGCTGACACAACAGATAGCCTTCGAGTCGTTGCATGCATCCGTTTTGTTTC
Coding sequences:
- a CDS encoding YcxB family protein, translating into MPHEFEVTVDSSMMKAAWHAWFFRGQRIWTLLVAAGLVLVSAYFDSRSGGLGTISIIGLTVLGLAALIFVTSYMIGLRRSLSKLDMITDGRAAYRLTDETIEARSSLGSVSLAWTAIAELRRYRDLVLLGFQGAMYSIVPASQIPDASLAFMVERCRAAGAKITDR